In Kitasatospora viridis, a single window of DNA contains:
- a CDS encoding cation:dicarboxylate symporter family transporter, with translation MTDSPSAAARRAGRDRTQYLYLAVLGAVLAGILLGLAAPGFAVQLKPIGTGFVNLIKMMISPVIFCTIVLGVGSVSKAAKVGRVGGLALVYFLAMSTVALAIGLVVGNLLEPGSGLHLTTALAKAGHAQAAQGATHTTDFLLGIIPTTLLSAFTEGQVLQTLLVALLTGFALQALGPAGAPVLRGIEHLQKLVFKIMSMIMWVAPVGAFGAMAALVGATGVDALKSLAVIMIGFYLTCAIFVVVVLGLLLRLVAGVNVLALLRYLGREFLLILSTSSSESALPRLIAKMEHLGVSRPVVGITVPTGYSFNLDGTAIYLTMSSIFISQAMDKPMALGQQISLLVFMVIASKGAAGVTGAGLATLAGGLQSHRPELVDGVGLIVGIDRFMSEARALTNFAGNAVATVLIGHWTRELDHDRARLVLAGDLPFDESAVGDHTAAVPEQGAAPEAVGSPA, from the coding sequence ATGACCGACTCCCCCTCCGCTGCCGCGCGCAGAGCCGGCCGCGACCGCACCCAGTACCTCTACCTCGCGGTGCTCGGCGCCGTGCTGGCCGGGATCCTGCTCGGTCTGGCCGCGCCCGGCTTCGCGGTGCAGTTGAAGCCGATCGGCACCGGCTTTGTGAACCTGATCAAGATGATGATCAGTCCGGTGATCTTCTGCACGATCGTGCTGGGCGTCGGCTCGGTCAGCAAGGCCGCCAAGGTCGGCCGGGTCGGCGGGCTGGCTCTCGTCTACTTCCTCGCCATGTCCACGGTGGCGCTGGCCATCGGCCTGGTGGTCGGCAACCTGCTGGAGCCCGGCTCCGGCCTGCACCTGACCACCGCGCTGGCCAAGGCCGGCCACGCCCAGGCGGCCCAGGGCGCCACCCACACCACGGACTTCCTGCTCGGGATCATCCCGACCACGCTGCTCTCGGCCTTCACCGAGGGCCAGGTGCTGCAGACCCTGCTGGTCGCCCTGCTCACCGGCTTCGCCCTGCAGGCCCTCGGCCCGGCCGGCGCACCCGTGCTGCGCGGCATCGAGCACCTGCAGAAGCTGGTGTTCAAGATCATGTCGATGATCATGTGGGTCGCCCCGGTCGGCGCCTTCGGCGCGATGGCCGCCCTGGTCGGCGCCACCGGCGTGGACGCGCTGAAGAGCCTCGCCGTGATCATGATCGGCTTCTACCTGACCTGCGCGATCTTCGTGGTCGTGGTGCTCGGCCTGCTGCTCCGGCTGGTCGCCGGGGTGAACGTGCTGGCCCTGCTGCGCTACCTCGGCCGGGAGTTCCTGCTGATCCTCTCCACCTCCTCCTCCGAGAGCGCGCTGCCCCGGCTGATCGCCAAGATGGAGCACCTCGGGGTGAGCCGCCCGGTCGTCGGCATCACCGTGCCGACCGGCTACAGCTTCAACCTCGACGGCACCGCGATCTACCTGACCATGTCCTCGATCTTCATCTCGCAGGCGATGGACAAGCCGATGGCGCTCGGCCAGCAGATCTCCCTGCTCGTCTTCATGGTGATCGCCAGCAAGGGCGCGGCCGGCGTCACCGGCGCGGGCCTGGCCACCCTGGCCGGCGGCCTCCAGTCGCACCGCCCCGAGCTGGTGGACGGGGTCGGCCTGATCGTCGGCATCGACCGCTTCATGTCCGAGGCCCGCGCCCTCACCAACTTCGCGGGCAACGCGGTGGCCACCGTGCTGATCGGCCACTGGACCCGCGAGCTGGACCACGACCGCGCCCGGCTGGTCCTCGCCGGCGACCTGCCCTTCGACGAGTCGGCGGTCGGCGACCACACCGCCGCCGTGCCCGAGCAGGGCGCAGCACCCGAGGCGGTCGGCAGCCCGGCCTGA
- a CDS encoding SPFH domain-containing protein, whose protein sequence is MLFWYVPAPNEALLISGSKRQGQDTQFRIVTGHGSFVMPVKQKARMLSLALREAEISEDCVTQQGIRLTVRAVTVFKVGDDPVSIANAARRFLAEQQRMEELVGRIFAGHLRSIVGGLTVEQIIRERDRVAQEVKAGSHSEMEKLGIVVDALQIQEIEDATGYITNLAAPHAAAVASQARIAQARADQEATEREQEAAALKAQYERDTAIKRAGFVAETERANAAAAQAGPLAEARATQEVIEEQTQLARRQADLAAQRLEAEVRRPADAEAYRKRTLSEAQRDQAKFEAEGEAYRRTTLATAEAEAVRVQADGAAYAERTTAEAQAAANTLRADSLRGGAQELIAANRVVENLPTLVDAAARGLAGANLTVLNGSEGLSQVTSGIVGQGLAILDALRQGTARMPQPQPQPQPPAAPGQAGQASQD, encoded by the coding sequence ATGTTGTTCTGGTACGTGCCCGCACCCAACGAGGCCCTGCTGATCTCCGGATCGAAACGGCAGGGCCAGGACACCCAGTTCCGGATCGTCACCGGACACGGCAGCTTCGTGATGCCGGTCAAGCAGAAGGCCCGGATGCTCTCGCTGGCGCTGCGGGAGGCGGAGATCTCCGAGGACTGCGTGACCCAGCAGGGCATCCGGCTGACCGTGCGGGCGGTCACCGTCTTCAAGGTCGGCGACGACCCGGTCTCGATCGCCAACGCGGCCCGCCGCTTCCTCGCCGAGCAGCAGCGGATGGAGGAGCTGGTCGGGCGGATCTTCGCGGGCCACCTGCGGTCCATCGTCGGCGGCCTGACGGTGGAGCAGATCATCCGGGAGCGCGACCGGGTGGCCCAGGAGGTCAAGGCCGGCAGCCACTCCGAGATGGAGAAGCTCGGCATCGTGGTGGACGCGCTGCAGATCCAGGAGATCGAGGACGCCACCGGCTACATCACCAACCTGGCCGCCCCGCACGCCGCCGCGGTGGCCAGTCAGGCCCGGATCGCCCAGGCCCGGGCCGACCAGGAGGCCACCGAGCGCGAGCAGGAGGCCGCGGCGCTGAAGGCCCAGTACGAGCGGGACACCGCGATCAAGCGGGCCGGCTTCGTGGCCGAGACCGAGCGGGCCAACGCCGCCGCGGCGCAGGCCGGTCCGCTGGCCGAGGCCCGGGCCACCCAGGAGGTCATCGAGGAGCAGACCCAGCTGGCCCGCCGGCAGGCCGACCTGGCCGCCCAGCGGCTGGAGGCCGAGGTGCGCCGCCCGGCCGACGCGGAGGCCTACCGCAAGCGCACGCTGTCCGAGGCGCAGCGCGACCAGGCCAAGTTCGAGGCCGAGGGCGAGGCGTACCGGCGCACCACGCTGGCCACCGCGGAGGCGGAGGCGGTCCGGGTGCAGGCCGACGGCGCCGCCTACGCGGAGCGCACCACGGCCGAGGCGCAGGCCGCCGCCAACACCCTGCGGGCCGACTCGCTGCGCGGGGGCGCCCAGGAGCTGATCGCCGCGAACCGGGTGGTGGAGAACCTGCCCACCCTGGTGGACGCGGCGGCCCGCGGCCTGGCCGGTGCCAACCTCACCGTGCTGAACGGCAGCGAGGGGCTCTCCCAGGTGACCTCCGGCATCGTCGGCCAGGGCCTGGCGATCCTGGACGCGCTGCGCCAGGGCACGGCCCGGATGCCGCAGCCGCAGCCGCAGCCGCAGCCGCCGGCGGCGCCGGGTCAGGCGGGTCAGGCGAGCCAGGACTGA
- a CDS encoding VOC family protein: MSMKIATVQLWVHDQDAALEFWTKKVGFQVTSDVTVPEMGNFRWLAVGPVSQPDVSICLMALPGQPIMDDKTQEQVLDVVGKGFAGSVFLTTEDVDGDYARLVAQGVEFVDKPEDRLYGRDCGFRDPSGNHVRLTQLNPDFPS, from the coding sequence ATGAGCATGAAGATCGCCACGGTGCAGCTGTGGGTGCACGACCAGGACGCGGCGCTGGAGTTCTGGACCAAGAAGGTCGGCTTCCAGGTCACTTCCGACGTCACCGTGCCGGAGATGGGCAACTTCCGCTGGCTCGCGGTCGGCCCGGTGAGCCAGCCGGACGTCTCGATCTGCCTGATGGCGCTGCCCGGCCAGCCGATCATGGACGACAAGACCCAGGAGCAGGTGCTCGACGTGGTCGGCAAGGGCTTCGCCGGCAGCGTCTTCCTGACCACCGAGGACGTCGACGGCGACTACGCCCGACTGGTCGCCCAGGGCGTCGAGTTCGTGGACAAGCCGGAGGACCGCCTGTACGGCCGGGACTGCGGCTTCCGCGACCCGTCCGGCAACCACGTCCGGCTGACCCAGCTGAACCCCGACTTCCCGTCCTGA
- a CDS encoding NAD(P)H-binding protein has product MRIVIAGGHGQIARRLERLLSARGDEVAGLIRRPEQGGDLEACGAEPLVCDLESAGVAEVARHLAGAHAAVFAAGAGGGSGADRKDTVDRGACALFADAAEAAGVRRFLVVSSMGADAGASGGADPVFAAYLRAKGAADDDVRSRSGLDWTVLRPGALTDAPGTGLVNLAASTGRGSVSRDDVAAVLAALLDEPGTAGRTLELIGGEVPVREAVRGV; this is encoded by the coding sequence ATGCGCATCGTCATCGCGGGTGGACACGGTCAGATCGCGCGCCGGCTGGAGCGGCTGCTGAGCGCGCGGGGGGACGAGGTCGCGGGGTTGATCCGGCGGCCCGAGCAGGGCGGCGACCTGGAGGCCTGCGGCGCCGAGCCGCTGGTCTGCGACCTGGAGTCGGCGGGGGTGGCGGAGGTGGCCCGGCACCTGGCGGGCGCGCACGCGGCGGTCTTCGCGGCCGGCGCCGGCGGCGGCAGCGGTGCGGACCGCAAGGACACGGTGGACCGGGGCGCCTGCGCGCTGTTCGCCGACGCGGCCGAGGCGGCCGGGGTGCGGCGGTTCCTGGTGGTCTCCTCGATGGGCGCGGACGCCGGGGCGAGCGGCGGCGCCGACCCGGTCTTCGCCGCCTACCTGCGGGCCAAGGGCGCGGCCGACGACGACGTGCGCTCCCGGTCCGGCCTGGACTGGACGGTCCTGCGCCCGGGCGCGCTGACCGACGCGCCCGGCACCGGGCTGGTGAACCTGGCCGCGTCCACCGGGCGGGGCTCGGTCTCCCGGGACGACGTGGCGGCGGTGCTGGCCGCCCTGCTGGACGAGCCGGGCACGGCGGGCCGGACCCTGGAGCTGATCGGCGGCGAGGTGCCGGTGCGGGAGGCGGTGCGGGGGGTCTGA
- a CDS encoding Mut7-C RNAse domain-containing protein translates to MEKPEITIGFAAELHVFVPARQRGEASAVQVDGVSSLGHVVESLGVPLTEVGELLVDGAAVRPGHVPAAGQEIEVRAFQRPQQLPGPARFLLDVHLGTLARRLRLLGVDTAYENLDIGDAALAARSAAEQRVMLSRDRGLLRRRELWAGGYVYSHRPDEQLRDVLSRFAPALAPWTRCTACNGMLRPATKSAVQERLEDGTERSYDAFAQCGDCDQVYWRGAHHARLDAIVEEALREYA, encoded by the coding sequence GTGGAGAAACCCGAGATCACCATCGGCTTCGCGGCCGAGCTGCACGTGTTCGTCCCGGCCCGCCAGCGCGGCGAGGCCTCGGCGGTCCAGGTGGACGGCGTCTCCTCGCTCGGCCACGTCGTGGAGTCGCTCGGCGTGCCGCTGACCGAGGTCGGCGAGCTGCTGGTGGACGGCGCGGCGGTCCGCCCCGGCCACGTCCCGGCAGCCGGCCAGGAGATCGAGGTGCGCGCCTTCCAGCGCCCGCAGCAACTGCCGGGCCCGGCCCGCTTCCTGCTCGACGTGCACCTGGGCACGCTGGCCCGCCGGCTGCGGCTGCTCGGCGTGGACACCGCCTACGAGAACCTCGACATCGGCGACGCCGCGCTCGCCGCCCGCTCCGCCGCCGAGCAGCGGGTGATGCTCTCCCGCGACCGCGGCCTGCTGCGCCGCCGCGAGCTGTGGGCCGGCGGCTACGTCTACAGCCACCGGCCCGACGAGCAACTGCGCGACGTGCTCTCCCGGTTCGCGCCCGCCCTGGCGCCGTGGACCAGGTGCACCGCGTGCAACGGGATGCTCCGGCCGGCCACCAAGTCGGCGGTCCAGGAACGGCTGGAGGACGGCACCGAGCGCTCCTACGACGCCTTCGCCCAGTGCGGCGACTGCGACCAGGTCTACTGGCGCGGCGCCCACCACGCCCGGCTGGACGCGATCGTCGAAGAGGCGCTGCGCGAGTACGCCTGA
- a CDS encoding helix-turn-helix domain-containing protein: MSDLPPARHLLRAKDLADARYAEPLGVGDLAAAAGLSRAHFSRAFRQAFGESPHVYLLTRRLERAAHLLRFTDRPVAQICLDVGLNSLGSFTTSFTRMYGRSPAAYRSAFPPAAAHAMVPGCVLRAYGRPQHRTFREDGADGPAID; the protein is encoded by the coding sequence ATGTCCGACCTTCCACCCGCCCGCCACCTCCTCCGTGCCAAGGACCTCGCCGACGCCAGGTACGCCGAGCCCCTCGGGGTGGGCGACCTGGCGGCGGCGGCCGGGCTCTCCCGGGCCCACTTCAGCCGGGCGTTCCGGCAGGCGTTCGGCGAGTCCCCGCACGTGTACCTGCTGACCCGGCGGCTGGAGCGGGCCGCGCACCTGCTGCGGTTCACCGACCGGCCGGTCGCCCAGATCTGCCTCGACGTCGGCCTGAACAGCCTCGGCTCCTTCACCACCAGCTTCACCAGGATGTACGGCCGCTCCCCCGCCGCCTACCGGTCCGCCTTCCCGCCGGCCGCCGCGCACGCGATGGTGCCCGGCTGCGTGCTGCGCGCCTACGGCCGCCCGCAACACCGCACGTTTCGAGAAGACGGCGCCGACGGGCCCGCAATAGATTGA
- a CDS encoding zinc-binding dehydrogenase has product MSEVRGTAAVIEQFNHAFVHHLPDELDELVGEECVLEGIQPAPDGDRHEGRQACLAFWRSLAADRGTRFAPEEVVVAGEHATIRWRYHFGDGPADSVRGVNLMRVRDGRIVEAFGYGKTAGEVPLATPDAAVDAGWDGRSYHVDSGAGIDGLTLRRHRVAAPGPGQVLVAVRAAALSYRDLMVLRGDYVLPVKPDVVPVADGAGEVVAVGAGVRLVRIGDRVAATVFPHWQDGPFEVGQLAQLGGSLDGMLTELALLDERALVPVPAHLSFAEAATLPCAAVAAWNALTGDGGAGLRPGETVVTLGTGGVSLFALQLAKALGARVIATTSGPEKARRLVELGADEVVDYRADPDWPSVVRELTGGRGADRVVDVVGDLAQSLAAVKACGQVAFVGLLSGRTPALDPGRLFASGATVRALAVGSRAQFAAMNRVIEEHRIRPVVDRVVPFDRAPEAFRHYASGAAFGKVVIETAQPVRRV; this is encoded by the coding sequence ATGTCGGAAGTGCGCGGCACAGCGGCCGTGATCGAACAGTTCAACCACGCCTTCGTCCACCACCTCCCCGACGAGCTCGACGAACTGGTCGGCGAGGAGTGCGTGCTGGAGGGTATCCAGCCGGCGCCGGACGGCGACCGCCACGAGGGGCGGCAGGCGTGCCTGGCGTTCTGGCGGTCGCTGGCCGCCGACCGCGGCACCAGGTTCGCGCCGGAGGAGGTCGTGGTCGCGGGTGAGCACGCGACGATCCGCTGGCGCTACCACTTCGGCGACGGCCCGGCCGACTCGGTCCGGGGCGTCAACCTGATGCGGGTGCGGGACGGCCGGATCGTCGAGGCGTTCGGCTACGGCAAGACGGCCGGCGAGGTACCGCTCGCCACCCCGGACGCGGCCGTGGACGCCGGTTGGGACGGCCGCAGCTACCACGTGGACAGCGGCGCCGGGATCGACGGGCTGACGCTGCGCCGGCACCGGGTCGCGGCGCCGGGGCCCGGCCAGGTCCTGGTGGCCGTCCGGGCGGCGGCGCTGAGCTACCGCGACCTGATGGTGCTGCGCGGCGACTACGTGCTGCCGGTGAAGCCCGACGTGGTGCCGGTGGCGGACGGCGCGGGCGAGGTGGTCGCCGTCGGTGCGGGCGTCCGGTTGGTGCGGATCGGGGACCGGGTCGCGGCCACCGTCTTCCCGCACTGGCAGGACGGCCCGTTCGAGGTCGGGCAACTGGCGCAGCTCGGCGGCTCGTTGGACGGCATGCTGACCGAACTGGCGCTGCTGGACGAGCGCGCGCTGGTGCCGGTGCCCGCGCACCTGTCCTTCGCGGAGGCGGCCACGCTGCCCTGCGCGGCGGTCGCCGCCTGGAACGCGCTGACCGGCGACGGCGGTGCGGGGCTGCGGCCCGGGGAGACCGTGGTGACGCTCGGCACGGGCGGCGTCTCGCTGTTCGCGCTGCAACTCGCCAAGGCGCTCGGGGCGCGGGTGATCGCGACCACCAGCGGGCCGGAGAAGGCGCGCCGCCTGGTCGAGTTGGGCGCGGACGAGGTGGTCGACTACCGGGCGGACCCCGACTGGCCGTCCGTCGTGCGGGAGCTGACCGGCGGCCGGGGCGCCGATCGGGTGGTCGACGTGGTGGGTGACCTGGCGCAGTCGCTCGCCGCCGTGAAGGCCTGCGGGCAGGTCGCCTTCGTGGGGCTGCTCTCCGGGCGGACCCCGGCGCTGGATCCGGGGCGGCTGTTCGCCTCAGGGGCCACCGTCCGGGCCCTGGCGGTCGGCAGCCGGGCGCAGTTCGCGGCGATGAACCGGGTGATCGAGGAGCACCGGATCCGCCCGGTGGTCGACCGGGTGGTGCCGTTCGACCGGGCGCCGGAGGCCTTCCGCCACTACGCCTCGGGGGCGGCGTTCGGCAAGGTGGTGATCGAGACCGCGCAGCCGGTCCGTCGGGTCTGA
- a CDS encoding pyridoxamine 5'-phosphate oxidase family protein produces MSEQDPPAQDPPAARPHMPGYGVLPADQGRGLLPWFWAERRLADSHEYWVSSVRPDGRPHAMPVWGVWLRRSLWFSSSVRSRKYRNLTGRPACTVTTDDAHQPVVLDGDAAVVTDPGPIALFLAALNEKYATAYAPEFLDPAVNATLRVVPRSVFALDDADFTGSPTRWSFPRG; encoded by the coding sequence GTGTCGGAGCAGGATCCCCCGGCGCAGGATCCCCCGGCCGCCCGCCCGCACATGCCGGGCTACGGGGTGCTGCCCGCCGACCAGGGCCGGGGGCTGCTGCCGTGGTTCTGGGCCGAGCGGCGCCTGGCCGACTCGCACGAGTACTGGGTCAGCTCGGTGCGCCCCGACGGCCGGCCGCACGCGATGCCGGTCTGGGGCGTCTGGCTGCGGCGCTCGCTCTGGTTCAGCAGCAGCGTGCGCTCGCGCAAGTACCGCAACCTGACCGGGCGGCCCGCCTGCACGGTGACCACGGACGACGCGCACCAGCCGGTGGTGCTGGACGGGGACGCGGCGGTGGTGACCGACCCCGGGCCGATCGCGCTCTTCCTGGCCGCGCTCAACGAGAAGTACGCGACCGCCTACGCCCCGGAGTTCCTCGACCCGGCGGTGAACGCCACCCTGCGGGTCGTCCCGCGCTCGGTGTTCGCGCTCGACGACGCCGACTTCACCGGCTCGCCGACCCGCTGGAGCTTCCCGCGCGGGTGA
- a CDS encoding TetR/AcrR family transcriptional regulator, whose protein sequence is MTARTTPGPRDRLLDAAQELTYRQGVGVGVDTLLKTANVARRSLYEHFGGKDGLVAEVLRRSAAEDAAAYRATMAAAGEDPTARLLAVFDTLASVVGQADFRGCRYLAADLALTDPDHPGHAVTRAYRAEVTALFEAELARLGHPRPAAAADQLLLIIDGIMAAGATRPASDPAAAGRELALLILTPAG, encoded by the coding sequence ATGACCGCCCGCACCACGCCCGGCCCGCGCGACCGCCTGCTCGACGCCGCACAGGAGTTGACGTACCGCCAGGGCGTCGGCGTCGGGGTGGACACCCTGCTCAAGACGGCCAACGTGGCGCGGCGCTCGCTTTACGAGCACTTCGGCGGCAAGGACGGCCTGGTCGCCGAGGTGCTGCGCCGCAGCGCCGCCGAGGACGCGGCCGCCTACCGGGCGACCATGGCGGCGGCCGGCGAGGATCCGACCGCCCGCCTGCTCGCGGTGTTCGACACCCTTGCGTCCGTCGTCGGCCAGGCCGACTTCCGGGGCTGCCGCTACCTGGCCGCGGACCTGGCGCTGACCGACCCCGACCACCCCGGGCACGCCGTCACCCGGGCGTACCGGGCGGAGGTGACCGCCCTCTTCGAGGCCGAGCTGGCCCGGCTCGGCCACCCCCGACCGGCCGCCGCCGCGGACCAGTTGCTGCTGATCATCGACGGCATCATGGCCGCCGGCGCCACCCGCCCGGCCAGCGATCCGGCCGCCGCCGGGCGGGAGCTGGCACTGCTGATCCTGACCCCGGCAGGCTGA
- a CDS encoding DUF1877 family protein, with product MSMHLQFQSAPAAELRSDEAWLTEYMLRIWREDGPTPHGHSMDSDFICLQELYDGATGFPAGAASLAINGGQPVGDPAEAEVPLVLLTADAVRTAAEFLAAVSFEQLWATGGAAAHARYGPRWAEADVRRIFRQLHADLAEFYGVAAAADHVVVKAAWV from the coding sequence ATGTCCATGCACCTGCAGTTCCAGTCAGCCCCGGCCGCCGAGCTCCGGTCCGACGAGGCGTGGCTCACCGAGTACATGCTCCGGATCTGGCGGGAGGACGGGCCCACCCCGCACGGTCACTCGATGGACTCGGACTTCATCTGCCTGCAGGAGCTCTACGACGGGGCCACGGGCTTCCCGGCCGGCGCCGCGAGCCTGGCGATCAACGGCGGGCAGCCGGTCGGCGACCCCGCCGAGGCCGAGGTCCCGCTGGTCCTGCTCACAGCCGACGCGGTGCGTACCGCGGCCGAGTTCCTCGCCGCGGTCTCCTTCGAGCAGCTCTGGGCGACCGGCGGCGCGGCGGCGCACGCCCGCTACGGCCCCCGCTGGGCGGAGGCCGACGTGCGGCGGATCTTCCGGCAACTGCACGCGGACCTGGCGGAGTTCTACGGCGTGGCGGCGGCCGCCGACCACGTGGTGGTCAAGGCCGCCTGGGTCTGA